The following are from one region of the Mixophyes fleayi isolate aMixFle1 chromosome 7, aMixFle1.hap1, whole genome shotgun sequence genome:
- the GNG13 gene encoding guanine nucleotide-binding protein G(I)/G(S)/G(O) subunit gamma-13 translates to MDEMDVPQMKKEVESLKYQLAYKREMTSKSIPELLKWIDEGIPNDPFLNPELMKNNPWVERGKCSIL, encoded by the exons ATGGATGAAATGGATGTGCCCCAGATGAAGAAGGAGGTGGAAAGCCTAAAGTACCAGCTGGCTTATAAGAGAGAGATGACGTCCAAGTCAATACCTGA ATTATTAAAGTGGATTGACGAGGGAATACCCAACGACCCCTTCCTGAATCCAGAACTGATGAAGAACAACCCATGGGTAGAGAGAGGAAAGTGTAGCATCCTGTGA